From Salvelinus namaycush isolate Seneca chromosome 2, SaNama_1.0, whole genome shotgun sequence, one genomic window encodes:
- the LOC120058998 gene encoding hyaluronidase-2-like, which produces MLYWTVLPDWKVLFLVTLLWDCCFCAEELKPTRWPLYPQKPLVLAWNAPTEDCGPRHSIHFQLEQFQIVASPNEGFVRQNLTIFYKDRLGLYPYYDEPDGTAMNGGLPQVASLTQHLEKMPEGIQYYIREPGAKGLAVIDWEEWRPLWIRNWDFKDVYRRRSRQLVAEKNLAWPAERVAKVAQQEFEMSTRKFMLETLRLAKSLRPNQLWGFYLFPDCYNHDYRNTLENYTGRCPDVEVARNEMLKWLWTESTALFPSVYMSTVLRSSPSGRQFVRNRVKEGMRLASGGDGLARPVFVYARPTYANVLDLLTETDLVSTIGESVALGAAGIILWGDHVYAGSKTSCFSLNEYLQGPLGRYLLNVSTAAELCSQRLCGSQGRCLRRHPDTDAYLHLSPLTHSIVSLENGKFKVQTLGQLGEEEIMGFQREFQCQCYSGYQGEGCGQRDPLQQRGIAPLVMGTWVHCLLLLLLTLLL; this is translated from the exons ATGTTGTACTGGACTGTACTGCCTGATTGGAAAGTATTGTTTTTGGTGACTCTTCTATGGGACTGCTGCTTCTGTGCTGAGGAACTGAAGCCCACAAGATGGCCACTGTATCCCCAAAAGCCTCTGGTCCTGGCCTGGAATGCCCCGACGGAGGACTGCGGCCCGCGGCACAGTATCCATTTTCAGCTGGAGCAGTTCCAGATTGTGGCGTCGCCCAACGAGGGCTTTGTCCGCCAGAACCTCACCATATTTTACAAGGACCGCTTAGGGTTGTACCCCTACTATGATGAGCCTGATGGTACAGCCATGAACGGTGGGCTCCCGCAGGTTGCCAGTCTCACTCAGCATCTGGAGAAGATGCCGGAGGGCATTCAGTATTACATACGTGAACCAGGGGCTAAGGGACTGGCAGTTATTGACTGGGAGGAATGGAGACCACTGTGGATCCGCAACTGGGACTTCAAGGATGTGTACCGCAGACGGTCACGCCAGCTGGTGGCCGAGAAGAACCTAGCTTGGCCCGCAGAGCGTGTGGCTAAGGTGGCCCAGCAGGAGTTTGAGATGTCGACCCGGAAGTTCATGCTGGAGACCCTGAGGCTGGCCAAGAGCCTGCGGCCCAACCAGCTGTGGGGGTTCTACCTGTTCCCAGACTGCTACAACCACGACTACAGGAACACTCTGGAGAACTACACAGGCCGCTGTCCTGACGTGGAGGTGGCCCGGAATGAAATGCTCAAATGGCTGTGGACTGAGAGTACAGCCCTCTTCCCTTCCGTCTACATGAGCACAGTGCTACGCTCTTCGCCCTCTGGGCGCCAGTTTGTCCGGAACCGTGTGAAGGAGGGGATGCGTCTGGCATCAGGAGGAGACGGGCTGGCACGTCCTGTCTTTGTGTATGCCCGGCCCACCTACGCCAACGTATTGGACCTGCTGACAGAG ACGGACCTGGTCTCCACCATCGGGGAGAGTGTGGCTCTTGGGGCCGCAGGCATCATCCTCTGGGGAGACCATGTTTATGCAGGCAGCAAG acCAGTTGCTTCAGTCTGAATGAGTACCTACAGGGTCCGCTGGGCCGGTACCTGCTCAATGTCTCCACGGCAGCAGAGCTGTGCAGCCAGAGGCTGTGCGGTTCCCAAGGACGCTGCCTGCGCAGACACCCTGACACTGACGCCTACCTGCACCTCAGCCCCCTCACCCACAGCATAGTCAGCCTGGAAAATGGCAAATTCAAGGTTCAAACTCTAGGTCAGCTTGGGGAAGAGGAGATAATGGGCTTTCAGAGAGAGTTTCAGTGCCAGTGCTATAGTGGCTACCAGGGAGAGGGTTGTGGCCAGAGAGACCCCCTACAACAAAGAGGTATCGCACCTTTAGTCATGGGGACATGGGTTCACTGTCTGCTCCTGCTACTCCTCACACTCCTGCTCTGA